From one Streptomyces sp. R41 genomic stretch:
- a CDS encoding TetR/AcrR family transcriptional regulator, producing the protein MSTARGARARARIEVTAAIKDEARRQLAAEGAAKLSLRAVARELGMVSSALYRYFPSRDDLLTALIIDAYDSLGETAESAHADVADAGPRERWIAVCAAARRWALEHPHEYALIYGSPVPGYTAPETTVPAASRVGLLLIGIVRDAHQGEGVARPPLPTDLKAEAQRMTAELAPDLPPEVVTALVAAWAQLYGLIGFELFGQFNRVVEDRETFFRQAADQLAHGVGLVFPRPTGTTTTTGANGKGRGSGRATGP; encoded by the coding sequence ATGAGTACCGCACGAGGGGCACGGGCCCGAGCCAGGATCGAGGTCACCGCGGCCATCAAGGACGAGGCGCGCAGACAGCTCGCGGCGGAGGGTGCTGCCAAGCTCTCGCTGCGGGCCGTGGCCCGCGAGCTCGGCATGGTCTCCTCCGCGCTGTACCGCTACTTCCCCAGCCGCGACGACCTGCTGACCGCGCTCATCATCGACGCGTACGACTCCCTTGGCGAGACCGCGGAGTCGGCGCACGCCGACGTAGCCGACGCCGGTCCCCGGGAGCGCTGGATCGCTGTGTGCGCGGCGGCGCGCCGGTGGGCACTGGAGCATCCGCACGAGTACGCGCTCATCTACGGTTCGCCCGTGCCCGGGTACACCGCGCCGGAGACGACCGTCCCGGCCGCTTCCCGCGTGGGCCTGCTCCTGATCGGCATCGTCCGTGACGCGCATCAGGGCGAGGGGGTGGCCCGTCCGCCGTTGCCCACCGACCTGAAGGCCGAGGCGCAGCGGATGACCGCCGAGCTCGCGCCCGACCTTCCGCCGGAGGTGGTGACGGCGCTCGTGGCCGCGTGGGCGCAGCTCTACGGGCTGATCGGTTTCGAACTGTTCGGGCAGTTCAACCGGGTCGTGGAGGACCGCGAGACGTTCTTCCGGCAGGCGGCCGATCAGCTCGCCCACGGTGTGGGACTGGTGTTCCCTCGGCCGACCGGCACGACCACGACCACCGGCGCCAACGGCAAGGGGAGGGGTTCCGGCCGGGCGACCGGGCCCTGA
- a CDS encoding nitroreductase family deazaflavin-dependent oxidoreductase translates to MSTHVQKPGWFTVNVFNRAVAWMTRRGISVWGSRVLAVRGRKSGEWRTTPVNLLTVDGQQYLVAPRGHVQWTHNMRAAGGGELRLGKNVDAFTATEVADDDKVQLLRAYLKRWKAEVGVFFNGVGPDSSNEELRRIAPDHPVFRITVKP, encoded by the coding sequence ATGTCCACTCACGTCCAGAAGCCGGGCTGGTTCACCGTGAACGTCTTCAACCGAGCGGTCGCCTGGATGACCCGCCGCGGCATCAGCGTCTGGGGCTCCCGGGTCCTGGCCGTGCGCGGCCGCAAGAGCGGCGAGTGGCGCACGACCCCGGTCAATCTGCTCACCGTGGACGGGCAGCAGTACCTGGTCGCCCCCCGCGGCCATGTCCAGTGGACGCACAACATGCGGGCCGCGGGAGGGGGCGAGCTGCGACTCGGCAAGAACGTGGACGCGTTCACCGCGACCGAGGTCGCCGACGACGACAAGGTCCAGCTGCTGCGCGCCTACCTCAAGCGCTGGAAGGCCGAGGTCGGTGTCTTCTTCAACGGCGTCGGCCCCGACTCGTCGAACGAGGAGCTGCGACGCATCGCCCCCGACCACCCGGTGTTCCGGATCACGGTCAAGCCGTGA
- a CDS encoding geranylgeranyl reductase family protein, whose translation MSSENSSADDGQRVWDVVVVGAGPAGASAAYAAAVAGRSVLLLEKAELPRYKTCGGGIIGPSRDALPPGFELPLRDRVHAVTFSLDGRFVRTRRSKQMLFGLINRPDFDQQLVEHAQKAGAELRTGVTVSRVEQHGSAVPDRRTVAVVLQGGETVLARAVVGADGSASRIGAHVGVKLDQVDLGLEVEIPVPETVAEDWQGRVLIDWGPMPGSYGWVFPKGDTLTVGVISARGEGAATKRYLEDFIARLGLAGFEPAISSGHLTRCRADDSPLSRGRVLVCGDAAGLLEPWTREGISFALRSGRLAGEWAVRIAEAHDAVDTRRQALNYAFAIKAGLGVEMSVGKRLLTVFERRPGMFHAAITSFRPAWKAFTGITRGSTSLGELVRSHPMAGRALTALDR comes from the coding sequence GTGAGCAGCGAGAACTCTTCGGCGGACGACGGGCAGCGGGTGTGGGACGTCGTCGTGGTCGGCGCGGGGCCCGCCGGGGCCTCGGCCGCCTACGCGGCAGCGGTCGCGGGACGCAGCGTCCTATTGCTGGAGAAGGCGGAGCTGCCCCGCTACAAGACGTGCGGCGGCGGCATCATCGGCCCCTCGCGCGATGCGCTGCCGCCCGGCTTCGAGCTGCCGCTCCGGGACCGGGTGCATGCGGTCACGTTCTCGCTCGACGGCCGCTTCGTGCGTACCCGCCGCTCCAAGCAGATGCTGTTCGGGCTGATCAACCGGCCCGATTTCGACCAGCAGCTCGTCGAGCACGCCCAGAAGGCGGGCGCAGAGTTGCGTACGGGCGTCACGGTCTCGCGCGTCGAACAGCACGGGTCGGCCGTACCGGACCGGCGCACCGTCGCGGTGGTGTTGCAGGGCGGTGAGACCGTGCTGGCGCGGGCGGTCGTCGGCGCCGACGGCAGCGCCAGCCGGATAGGAGCGCACGTCGGCGTGAAGCTCGACCAGGTCGATCTCGGCCTGGAGGTGGAGATCCCGGTGCCGGAGACGGTCGCTGAGGACTGGCAGGGACGGGTTCTCATTGACTGGGGCCCCATGCCGGGCAGTTACGGGTGGGTGTTCCCCAAGGGGGACACGCTCACCGTCGGCGTGATCTCCGCGCGCGGCGAAGGCGCCGCCACCAAGCGGTACTTGGAGGACTTCATCGCCCGCCTCGGGCTCGCCGGCTTCGAACCGGCCATCTCCTCCGGCCACTTGACGCGCTGCCGCGCCGACGACTCGCCGCTCTCGCGCGGCCGGGTGCTGGTGTGCGGTGACGCGGCGGGACTGCTCGAACCCTGGACCCGTGAGGGCATCTCCTTCGCACTGCGCTCCGGGCGGCTCGCGGGCGAGTGGGCGGTACGGATCGCCGAGGCGCACGACGCGGTGGACACCCGGCGCCAGGCGTTGAACTACGCCTTCGCGATCAAGGCTGGACTCGGCGTCGAGATGAGTGTCGGCAAGCGCCTGCTGACCGTCTTCGAGCGCCGCCCGGGCATGTTCCACGCGGCGATCACGAGTTTCAGGCCCGCCTGGAAGGCCTTCACGGGGATAACGCGCGGTTCGACCTCGCTCGGCGAGCTCGTCCGCAGCCACCCGATGGCCGGGCGCGCCCTGACCGCGCTCGACCGGTAG
- a CDS encoding dipeptidase: MSSNPVAETVASLMPRAKAELTELVAFKSVADFDQYPKSESEGAANWVADALRAEGFQDVALLDTPDGTQSVYGFLPGPEGAKTVLLYAHYDVQPPLDEAAWVTPPFELTERDGRWYGRGSADCKGGVIMHLLALRALKANGGVPVHVKVIVEGSEEQGTGGLERYAEEHPELLTADTIVIGDAGNFRAGLPTVTATLRGMTLVRIQVDTLEGNLHSGQFGGAAPDALAALIRVLDSLRAEDGSTTVDGLVGDQEWDGLQYEEEAFREDAKVLDGVELIGSGTVADRVWARPAVTVLGIDCPPVVGATPSVQAGARALISLRVPPGMDAAGATKLLQAHVEAHTPWGARVSTEQIGQGQAFRADTSSPAYASMAEAMAVAYPGQEMQYAGMGGSIPLCNTLASLYPQTEILLIGLSEPEAQIHAVNEGVSPDELERLSVAEALFLRNYAGS, from the coding sequence ATGTCGTCGAATCCGGTCGCCGAGACCGTCGCCTCGCTCATGCCCCGGGCGAAGGCGGAGCTCACCGAGCTGGTGGCCTTCAAGTCGGTGGCGGACTTCGACCAATATCCCAAGAGCGAGAGCGAGGGCGCCGCGAACTGGGTCGCCGACGCGCTGCGCGCCGAGGGCTTCCAGGACGTGGCATTGCTCGACACCCCGGACGGCACGCAGTCGGTGTACGGCTTCCTGCCCGGGCCCGAGGGCGCGAAGACCGTCCTGCTGTACGCGCACTACGACGTGCAGCCGCCGCTGGACGAAGCGGCCTGGGTGACGCCCCCGTTCGAGCTGACCGAGCGCGACGGCCGCTGGTACGGACGCGGCAGCGCCGACTGCAAGGGCGGCGTCATCATGCATCTGCTCGCCCTGCGTGCGCTGAAGGCGAACGGTGGCGTTCCGGTGCACGTCAAGGTGATCGTCGAGGGTTCGGAGGAGCAGGGCACGGGCGGCCTGGAGCGGTACGCCGAGGAGCACCCGGAGCTGCTGACCGCCGACACCATCGTCATCGGCGACGCCGGTAACTTCCGGGCCGGGCTGCCGACGGTCACCGCGACCCTGCGCGGCATGACCCTCGTACGCATACAGGTGGACACCCTGGAAGGCAACCTGCACTCCGGGCAGTTCGGCGGCGCGGCCCCCGACGCGCTCGCCGCGCTGATCCGCGTACTGGACTCGCTGCGGGCCGAGGACGGTTCGACGACGGTCGACGGGCTTGTCGGCGACCAGGAGTGGGACGGCCTGCAGTACGAGGAGGAGGCGTTCCGTGAGGACGCCAAGGTGCTCGACGGTGTGGAGCTGATCGGTTCCGGCACGGTCGCCGACCGTGTCTGGGCACGTCCGGCCGTCACCGTCCTCGGCATCGACTGCCCGCCGGTCGTCGGCGCGACTCCGTCCGTGCAGGCGGGCGCCCGCGCGCTGATCAGCCTGCGCGTGCCGCCGGGCATGGACGCGGCGGGGGCGACCAAGCTGCTCCAGGCCCATGTGGAGGCGCACACGCCGTGGGGCGCGCGCGTCAGCACCGAGCAGATCGGCCAGGGACAGGCGTTCCGTGCCGACACCTCCAGCCCCGCGTACGCATCGATGGCCGAGGCGATGGCTGTCGCCTACCCGGGCCAGGAGATGCAGTACGCGGGCATGGGCGGCTCCATCCCGCTGTGCAACACTCTCGCCTCGCTGTACCCGCAGACGGAGATCCTGCTCATCGGCCTCAGCGAGCCGGAGGCGCAGATCCACGCGGTGAACGAGGGCGTCTCGCCGGACGAGTTGGAGCGGCTGTCGGTCGCGGAGGCGCTGTTCCTGCGGAACTACGCCGGAAGCTGA
- a CDS encoding NUDIX domain-containing protein, which produces MIVWINGAFGAGKTTTARELIELIPNSTLFDPEVIGGTLTHLLPAKRLAEVGDFQDLPIWRRLVVDTAAAMLAELGGVLVVPTTLLRQEYRDEIFGGLAARRIPVRHVLLAPAETILRERIAGREVPPDLPDGEMRVRQWSYDHIEPYRAALASWLTADAHPVDTSALTPYETALRIADAVRTGDVPVCDIVQTPEPTAETVAAGVLLFDEQDRVLLVDPTYKAGWEFPGGVVEPGEAPARAGMREVVEETGITLDEVPRLLVVDWESPAPPGFGGLRLLFDGGRLDTAAASRLLLPGPELRDWRFATEQEAADLLPPVRYERLRWALRARERGAALYLEAGVPVG; this is translated from the coding sequence GTGATCGTCTGGATCAACGGTGCGTTCGGTGCGGGGAAGACCACCACCGCACGGGAACTGATCGAGCTGATCCCGAACAGCACGCTCTTCGACCCCGAGGTCATCGGCGGCACACTCACGCACCTGCTGCCGGCCAAACGCCTCGCCGAGGTCGGTGACTTCCAGGACCTGCCGATCTGGCGACGCCTCGTGGTCGACACCGCGGCCGCCATGCTCGCCGAACTCGGCGGCGTCCTCGTGGTCCCGACGACCCTGCTCCGCCAGGAGTACCGCGACGAGATCTTCGGCGGCCTCGCCGCACGCCGGATCCCCGTACGGCACGTGCTCCTCGCCCCGGCGGAAACGATCCTGCGCGAGCGAATAGCTGGGCGCGAGGTGCCCCCGGACCTGCCCGACGGTGAGATGCGCGTGCGCCAGTGGTCCTACGACCACATCGAGCCCTATCGCGCCGCGCTCGCCTCCTGGCTCACCGCCGACGCTCACCCCGTGGACACCAGCGCGCTCACCCCGTACGAGACCGCCCTGCGCATCGCCGATGCCGTACGCACCGGGGATGTACCCGTGTGCGACATCGTGCAGACCCCCGAACCCACCGCGGAGACCGTCGCCGCGGGCGTGCTCCTCTTCGACGAGCAGGACCGGGTGCTGCTCGTCGACCCGACGTACAAGGCCGGCTGGGAATTCCCCGGAGGCGTCGTCGAACCCGGTGAGGCCCCGGCGCGCGCCGGCATGCGCGAGGTCGTCGAGGAGACCGGCATCACGCTCGACGAGGTGCCCCGCCTTCTCGTCGTCGACTGGGAGTCGCCGGCGCCCCCCGGATTCGGCGGCCTGCGTCTCCTGTTCGACGGCGGCCGACTCGACACGGCAGCGGCGAGCCGTCTGCTGCTGCCCGGACCCGAACTGCGCGACTGGCGCTTCGCCACCGAGCAGGAGGCCGCCGATCTGCTGCCGCCCGTGCGCTACGAGCGGCTGCGCTGGGCCCTGCGGGCGCGCGAACGCGGAGCGGCGCTCTATCTGGAGGCCGGGGTCCCGGTCGGCTGA
- a CDS encoding excalibur calcium-binding domain-containing protein: protein MTNPYTTPQAPTTRTAPGWARKRYVLPALAVTLFIGVGIGASGGNKTENAAAKPRPTVTATVTAEATATRTAMETVTATPSATVTVRTTKTVRATVTAQPAAGGGGTDDNSGGGTVYYENCDAARAAGAAPVRVGDPGYGRHLDRDGDGVGCE, encoded by the coding sequence ATGACCAATCCGTACACCACACCACAGGCCCCAACCACCCGCACCGCTCCGGGCTGGGCCCGCAAGCGCTACGTCCTGCCCGCGCTCGCCGTGACCCTCTTCATCGGTGTCGGCATAGGCGCGAGTGGCGGGAACAAGACCGAGAACGCCGCGGCGAAGCCCCGCCCGACCGTCACCGCCACAGTCACGGCGGAGGCCACGGCCACCCGGACCGCGATGGAGACGGTCACGGCGACGCCCTCCGCCACCGTGACCGTCCGCACGACGAAGACCGTACGGGCGACCGTCACCGCGCAGCCCGCCGCGGGCGGTGGCGGCACCGACGACAACAGCGGCGGGGGCACCGTGTACTACGAGAACTGCGACGCCGCGCGTGCGGCGGGGGCCGCGCCGGTACGCGTGGGAGACCCCGGCTACGGCCGGCACCTCGACCGGGACGGGGACGGCGTCGGGTGCGAGTGA
- a CDS encoding DUF4913 domain-containing protein produces MTSPLHDEERGESAEDIRRDEESAARPAELWYPNVSEFVADRFVYFIPSPTPDSGRVWCPEWFRHAEALSRLDCVWRAWEALRWDGPLGMSNWWLHHVDPHVRALMDPVTGPFARCADGHQDHEPLPIAPPPEGLFSDQRQSLSRDPFTLD; encoded by the coding sequence ATGACATCACCACTCCATGACGAGGAGCGGGGCGAGTCGGCCGAGGACATCAGGAGGGACGAGGAGAGCGCCGCCCGCCCGGCGGAACTGTGGTATCCGAACGTCAGCGAATTCGTAGCCGACCGGTTCGTCTATTTCATTCCGAGTCCCACCCCTGACTCCGGGCGCGTATGGTGCCCGGAATGGTTTCGCCACGCCGAGGCGCTCTCTCGGCTGGACTGTGTCTGGCGTGCCTGGGAGGCGTTGCGCTGGGACGGTCCCCTGGGGATGTCGAACTGGTGGCTCCACCACGTCGACCCGCATGTGCGTGCTCTGATGGACCCTGTCACAGGGCCGTTCGCGCGCTGCGCCGACGGTCACCAGGACCACGAGCCGCTGCCGATCGCGCCGCCGCCGGAAGGGCTTTTCTCCGACCAGAGGCAGTCGCTGTCCAGGGACCCCTTCACCCTCGACTGA
- a CDS encoding trypsin-like peptidase domain-containing protein yields MQTQQVVQVRAASFGSGYLIAPRLVLTAAHLLPPLNVQGGITVSLPESAGRSPAKVRWRRYDDTVDAALLEIPADDPEWPTPDSLRGALGRRPQRWGRCVTGGSEIQVAALGFPRQQKTNAGRNRELLIGRIRPHGGVPFEIHDTTGLLEIDTAGLDEETAAKSTPWSGMSGAAVFLSGEKLLIGVVRADRRPRQGTRLTYTRSEDLLACDDFRAVVREATSVDPQPEPAELAHLLEPAPPKREVSSPTMLLRADAEVVSFHGRQDTLDDLERWCRTEPDGLPAVRVLTAPGGQGKTRLARQLMARLRGLGWVAGQVAREPGDLHVLRAVQHPLLLVVDYAETRPDLVRKLREHTEQAGHPVRLLLLARSLGSWQDRATGALRETRLHALSPGVADREHAFRAAARDFSRRLAEATGEPDLDWPGLADAVPVARRPGAGPGAETALAVQMAALVTLLRRARTPKGDKGSTGDGALEAELLGHEKRYWQDTADERGMGRREKNLLAQAVAAAVLCPAQEEREARGTIARLLPDEPPWLISEIADWLRDLYPSSEDRYWGQLEPDRLAEYHASEQIIRDAGLLGRLFARAPDHQRVQTLTVLARSAVAHANEGRTRWAHIVIDRLREVLRSVPADAPLTATVLRAHSDTLPDQSHVLREYALDVARELSGLCRAKGDDPQSLRDRAWALHNLAERHLAVGDWEDARQAAGDAAAIREGLADDGAMTHRADRADSLLALSHALRMTGCLMEAHRVGDQALSLFRTLTAEGGEEGEKRESGLVRALINQSHVVWQLDPSSIPFDQIARSDDHTDEAVRRARVLVAGHPDLDPLLLPKALVARGANLWRLQRNTESLSLSEEAVETSRQLARENRDAYSADLARALMGLAVDYNAASRPGGESMALEREAIELLRPLAGDLPAVHRSTLAQLLHNLACEHFDEGDYAAARETIGEAIEHRRALARDPYGIIEPGWAHSVSMLATFHAGAGDHQAAVERFKEALEICARARLPLSASNLEAQSGIALKLARSYDVLGRPADALAVQNQALAIGRRLSEYAPSLYTQGYATSLHDGSDLYWKHDRHVAVRILLRQALPLYRRLSHVDAEGRQGLAFCLHDLGTSYGMFWATADRAVPVLSEAYELRVELSAGDARHEVDLANTCAELSRALLRTNRFRDSVRISEHEVRLRRQLITADRAGHEQPLCRALLRLADGRAMAGEEVAAWLTALEAEEVCQELAGRSDERPDRTAWLLSRLAGTLSLCGRHDVRRAARAVAPARRAVRLYRGLVDRDPSRQADLRWAVTRLARVLDRIGLHSEATDVRLRRGA; encoded by the coding sequence ATGCAGACACAGCAGGTAGTCCAGGTCCGCGCCGCAAGCTTCGGCAGCGGCTATCTGATCGCGCCGCGGCTCGTCCTGACCGCCGCGCATCTGCTGCCACCGCTGAACGTGCAAGGGGGGATCACCGTGTCCCTCCCGGAGTCGGCTGGGCGGTCCCCCGCGAAGGTCAGGTGGCGACGGTATGACGACACCGTGGACGCAGCCCTGTTGGAGATCCCGGCCGACGACCCGGAATGGCCGACGCCCGACTCGCTGCGCGGCGCCCTGGGCCGCCGCCCGCAGCGCTGGGGCCGGTGCGTGACGGGCGGGTCCGAAATTCAGGTCGCCGCTTTGGGATTCCCGCGGCAGCAGAAAACGAATGCCGGCCGGAACAGGGAGTTGCTGATCGGCCGGATCAGGCCGCACGGTGGCGTGCCCTTCGAGATCCACGACACCACCGGACTGCTGGAGATCGACACCGCGGGGCTCGACGAGGAGACCGCCGCGAAGTCCACCCCGTGGTCCGGGATGTCGGGCGCGGCCGTCTTCCTTTCCGGTGAGAAGCTCCTGATCGGCGTCGTGCGAGCGGACCGTCGGCCAAGGCAGGGCACGCGGCTGACGTACACCCGCAGCGAGGACCTGCTGGCCTGTGACGACTTCCGGGCGGTGGTCCGCGAGGCGACCTCAGTGGACCCTCAGCCCGAACCGGCCGAGCTCGCCCACCTGTTGGAGCCGGCGCCGCCCAAACGGGAGGTGTCCTCCCCCACCATGCTGCTGCGGGCCGACGCCGAGGTGGTGTCGTTCCACGGCAGACAGGACACGCTCGACGACCTGGAGCGGTGGTGCCGGACGGAGCCGGACGGCCTGCCCGCTGTCCGCGTACTCACCGCCCCGGGCGGGCAGGGCAAGACCCGGCTGGCACGGCAGCTGATGGCGCGGCTGCGGGGCCTCGGCTGGGTCGCCGGTCAGGTGGCCCGCGAGCCGGGCGACCTGCACGTGCTGCGCGCCGTCCAGCACCCGCTGCTGTTGGTCGTCGACTACGCCGAGACCCGGCCCGACCTGGTCAGGAAGCTGCGGGAGCACACCGAGCAGGCCGGACATCCGGTACGCCTGCTGCTGCTTGCCCGTTCACTGGGCTCGTGGCAGGACAGAGCGACCGGCGCCCTCCGCGAGACCAGGCTGCACGCGCTCAGCCCCGGCGTCGCGGACCGGGAGCATGCGTTCCGGGCGGCGGCCCGGGACTTCTCCCGCCGCCTGGCGGAGGCGACCGGCGAGCCGGACCTCGACTGGCCCGGGCTCGCGGACGCCGTCCCGGTCGCCCGCCGCCCCGGCGCGGGCCCGGGGGCTGAGACAGCGCTGGCCGTGCAGATGGCGGCCCTGGTCACGCTGCTGCGCCGCGCTCGAACCCCCAAGGGAGACAAGGGGTCGACCGGGGACGGCGCGCTGGAGGCCGAGCTCCTGGGCCACGAGAAGAGGTACTGGCAGGACACCGCCGACGAGCGGGGCATGGGGCGGCGGGAGAAGAACCTGCTCGCGCAGGCGGTGGCGGCGGCCGTGCTGTGTCCCGCACAGGAGGAGCGGGAGGCTCGGGGGACCATCGCCCGGCTGCTGCCCGATGAACCGCCATGGCTCATCTCGGAGATCGCCGACTGGCTGCGTGACCTGTATCCGTCGTCCGAGGACCGCTACTGGGGCCAGCTGGAGCCGGACCGGCTGGCGGAGTACCACGCCTCCGAGCAGATCATCCGCGACGCGGGACTGCTGGGGAGACTGTTCGCCCGGGCCCCGGACCACCAGCGCGTGCAGACCCTCACCGTGCTGGCCCGGTCTGCCGTGGCCCACGCCAACGAGGGCCGCACGCGCTGGGCGCACATCGTCATCGACCGGCTGCGCGAGGTGCTGCGCTCCGTGCCCGCCGACGCGCCGTTGACCGCCACCGTGCTGCGCGCACACTCCGACACACTGCCGGACCAGTCCCATGTGCTGCGCGAGTACGCGCTCGACGTCGCTCGCGAACTGAGCGGGCTGTGCCGCGCCAAGGGCGACGACCCACAGTCGCTCCGCGACCGCGCGTGGGCGCTGCACAACCTGGCCGAGCGGCACCTGGCGGTCGGCGACTGGGAGGACGCCCGGCAGGCGGCGGGTGACGCGGCGGCGATCCGCGAGGGGCTGGCGGACGACGGAGCGATGACGCACCGCGCGGACCGGGCCGACTCGCTGCTGGCGCTGTCGCACGCCTTGCGCATGACCGGATGTCTGATGGAGGCGCACCGCGTCGGCGATCAGGCGCTGAGCCTCTTCCGCACGCTGACTGCTGAGGGCGGCGAGGAGGGGGAGAAGCGCGAGAGCGGCCTGGTGCGGGCACTCATCAACCAGTCGCACGTGGTCTGGCAGCTCGACCCGAGCTCGATTCCCTTCGACCAGATCGCCAGGTCCGACGACCACACGGACGAGGCCGTCCGGCGCGCCCGCGTACTGGTGGCCGGACACCCCGATCTGGACCCGCTCCTGCTCCCCAAGGCGCTGGTGGCACGAGGTGCGAACCTCTGGCGCCTGCAGCGTAATACGGAGTCGTTGTCTCTGAGCGAGGAGGCGGTCGAGACCTCCCGCCAGTTGGCGCGAGAGAACCGCGACGCCTATTCCGCCGACCTCGCGCGCGCTCTGATGGGCCTGGCGGTCGACTACAACGCCGCCTCACGGCCGGGCGGCGAGTCCATGGCGCTGGAACGGGAGGCGATCGAACTGCTGCGCCCGCTGGCCGGGGATCTTCCCGCAGTCCACCGCTCCACCTTGGCGCAGCTGCTGCACAACCTCGCCTGTGAGCACTTCGACGAGGGGGATTACGCCGCGGCGCGGGAGACCATCGGAGAGGCCATCGAGCATCGGCGGGCTCTGGCACGCGATCCGTACGGGATCATCGAGCCCGGCTGGGCCCATTCGGTCAGCATGCTCGCCACCTTCCACGCGGGTGCCGGCGACCACCAGGCGGCGGTGGAGCGATTCAAGGAGGCCCTCGAGATCTGCGCACGCGCCAGACTGCCGCTCAGCGCGAGCAACCTGGAGGCGCAGTCCGGAATCGCTCTCAAGCTCGCCCGCTCCTACGACGTCCTGGGCCGCCCAGCGGACGCGCTCGCCGTCCAGAACCAGGCCCTTGCCATCGGGCGCCGCCTCAGTGAATACGCCCCCAGCCTCTACACGCAGGGGTATGCCACCAGCCTCCACGACGGCTCCGACCTCTACTGGAAGCACGACCGGCACGTCGCGGTGCGCATCCTGCTCCGCCAGGCGCTGCCCCTCTACCGCCGGCTGTCCCACGTCGACGCGGAGGGACGCCAGGGGCTGGCCTTCTGCCTGCATGACCTCGGCACCAGCTACGGGATGTTCTGGGCTACGGCCGACCGGGCGGTTCCCGTACTGAGTGAGGCGTATGAGCTGCGCGTGGAGCTGTCGGCCGGGGACGCGAGACATGAGGTGGACCTGGCCAACACCTGTGCGGAGCTGAGCCGTGCGCTGCTGAGGACGAACCGCTTCCGCGACTCCGTCCGTATCTCGGAGCACGAGGTGCGCCTTCGACGCCAATTGATCACCGCGGACCGGGCCGGCCACGAGCAGCCCCTGTGCCGCGCTCTCCTGCGGCTGGCCGACGGGCGGGCCATGGCAGGGGAGGAGGTCGCGGCCTGGCTCACCGCGCTCGAGGCGGAGGAGGTCTGCCAGGAGCTGGCCGGGCGCTCCGACGAACGACCGGACCGGACCGCATGGCTCCTTTCCCGACTGGCCGGGACGCTGAGCCTGTGCGGCCGACACGACGTGCGGCGGGCCGCCCGGGCGGTGGCACCGGCGCGACGGGCCGTCCGCCTCTACCGGGGTCTGGTGGACCGGGACCCGAGCAGGCAGGCCGACCTGAGATGGGCCGTCACCCGGCTCGCGAGGGTTCTGGACCGCATCGGCCTTCACAGCGAGGCCACTGACGTACGGCTGCGAAGAGGAGCATGA
- a CDS encoding trypco2 family protein: protein MMRSEDDEDWLDLADAIEVLRTQLSEAQRRGQDSQLRFVLGEITAEFEIELVRTGGGGGKLRFGVVEADARRERSARSTQRVTLRLNPEHRGGGDVAVGDVE, encoded by the coding sequence ATGATGCGCAGTGAGGACGACGAGGACTGGTTGGACCTCGCTGACGCCATCGAGGTGCTGCGAACCCAGCTGTCGGAGGCGCAGCGCCGCGGCCAGGACTCCCAACTGCGCTTTGTGCTGGGCGAGATCACCGCGGAGTTCGAGATCGAGCTGGTGCGGACAGGGGGCGGCGGCGGGAAGCTGCGGTTCGGCGTCGTGGAGGCCGACGCCCGCCGGGAGCGCTCGGCACGGTCCACCCAGCGCGTGACCCTACGCCTGAACCCGGAGCACCGCGGCGGCGGGGACGTGGCCGTGGGCGACGTCGAGTAA